Within Candidatus Amarolinea dominans, the genomic segment TGAGCGTCAGTGAGTTGCGACTCAACACCAGGGACATCCTCGAGGGGGTGAAATTTCTCCACCGGCGCTTTGTCATCGCCACCCACGGCCGCCCCATGGCCGTGGTGGTCAACATCGAGGACTGGGAGCGCCTGAGCGGAGAGACGCTGGTGGACAGGGCGGAGGAGGGGGAGGAGCCTGCAGAGGAAGCCTGATGGCTGATGGGATCAGCCTTGGGATCAAAATTGGGGTAACAAACCCGTCAACGACGGGGGGAAGGCCACTGAGGTTCGCAAGAGAACAAAGACGGTGTTGTGAATTTGCATTAGTCTGTAATTGCTATTATCATTGTGGTAAGACATTGACACATCGTTCGTGGTGAATGTCCAGCCAGCAAATTTCACCAGCGCGCACAGACGCGCAGCTGCACCGCAACCGGTTCCTGAGCATCTCGTCGGCATATCATCGCCGCGCTTGTCCTCGTCGAATGGCGACCCA encodes:
- a CDS encoding type II toxin-antitoxin system Phd/YefM family antitoxin, encoding MDIRRLSVSELRLNTRDILEGVKFLHRRFVIATHGRPMAVVVNIEDWERLSGETLVDRAEEGEEPAEEA